ttatagcagcaatgtccacaatagataaactatggaaaaagcccataTGTCcataaacagatgaatggataaaaaaagatgtgatacacacacacacacacacacacacacacacacacactggaatattactcagccatcaaaaagaatgaaaccttgacatttgcagccacatggatggaactagagggtattatgctaagcgaaataagccaaccagagaaagataaataccatatgatttcactcatatgtggaatttaagaaacaaaacagatgaacagaggggaagggaaggaaaaataaaacaagataaaaacagagagggaggcaaaccataagagactcttaactataggaaatacacagggttgctggaggggtggtgggtggggaaatgggtaattgagtgatgggcattaaggaggacacttgatgtaattACCattaggtgttatatgcaactgataaatcactaaataatacactatatgttaactaagttgaatttaaacaaaaaatttttttaaagatttgaagactgaatattttaaatttttagcattttgaatgttttcatttatgtaaagttcaagAACAGGCTAAAGTAATAATTTTCCTTCTAGCTTTGGTTTGTGTTGTGTAAGACCATGATCCATAGAACTGAAGATGCTTGGACAACTGTTTTGTGCGAGTCTCAGCCTGTGGATCATTGAACTGTTGACTAGAAATGTCTGGGCCCCATGAACTTCCCACAATCTTCCCTTTCCAAATCAATTTTATGACTGGGTGGCCCCTTGTGATTCTTATTATGACTAGAGATGCCCTCCAGCAACAACcatcaggaaactttgaaaaaatgaaaatttattactTAAAAGACTTGGAAATTACATAGACCCCTGGGCCCACATGGTGAAGTctttgggggagggaaagagagagagagggagagaatgcctGGGTTCTCTTTTTATGGGGTTTAAGAGTGGGGTCCTGGggtttcttggtctctctctctgttggtGAATTTTAATACAAGAGTGGGAATTTAAagtgcaggaagaaaaaaaaaaaagaggctcaaAGGGTCAGTTGTGGAAAAGAACCAGCATCTCTGTATCTAGTGGTTAGCTGGCAGTGTGTTTATTCAAGGTGCTTCAGCAACCAAAGCCTAAGTTAGGCCCTTGCATTACAAGATAAAACAAGTCTCAAGGCTACCCTACAACAAGGCTGAGGATGAAATCAATGCATGAAGATGGCATAGCACATGGATGGAAGGAACCCGCATCATTGATGATCTGATTGAGCTACTCAAGTAGCTGTGGAGCTATGTATCTCCAGAACTATTGCTAGTTCAATGATAAGTCTTTTtacagtttctgtttttgttaaCCACATTTTGGTCACTTGAAGACGCCTAATGAATACATTCTCCGCTGATTCAAGCACCTCTTGTGTCATTtagttcagttttgtttctttactcATATGGGCTCTGAGTGGTTATTAAGTTTAATCCTGACATTTCATATTGATCTTGCCAtagcaaatgtatatttttataagttacatttttttatttaactcttGTTGAGTAATAGAAAAACTGTTGAGTGTAAGAATATTCAAAACTTTTTTGCCTTTCTGAACTCTCTTGGAATactaataatttttcatttctgatagaGATTTCTTAGATTTCTGGATAGATAATCATTATCACCTCTGATATTTGTAGATCCTTCCCTTCCAAATTTAAATATCATCTTCTGATCTTGTTTCACTGCATTGGAGGGAaattgcataatttttttaagtaatatgaGTGGtagtgttgtttgttttattaaagtataatttcttCAATCTGATATTATCTGTCATTATCATGAAGCATGTGGTCGAATATTGCTTAATGTTAAATACTTTGTATTAAAGAGAGAATCAttagaattttttattgttaatatttgagGTCGCAAGGgatgtcaaattttattttcatgcctATTAAGAATCTATTAGGGTGGACATatgattattctcattttaaccTACCGATTTAAGGTATCAAACCAATAACAAAGTTTGCTTGATCTTGGATTATTATTTAGATTGTTATTCTTTCAGTATACTTTACACTTGATTTTAGCCATAAGGCTGAGAAGCTATTCAGTATACTTTCAGATTCAACAGATTAATATTCCATTTAGATTTGTTGTCTGTATATTCATTACAGGATGATAATATTTCAGGTTTGAGTCAGAGTTACTTTAGCTCTGAAAATGCATTGACATCTTTCCCTGTTATTCTGCACTCTAAACAATTCATATAACATTGAAGTTTGGACTCATTTGAAAAAGTATCTGTGCTTGTTGTCCTTTTGaggtaagttttgttttgttttgttttgttttcacatatCTAATggctcaattttctttttcttgagttacatattccttaaataaaacaaaagccgacttttcaaatttattgagatgattCTTAGTATTtccttaaactttttattttttatacctgttgtattatagtttttctttctttttttggatatATTCTGCAGAGTTATATCAAATTTTATAGATCTTTTTGAATGACTACAGCCTTCATTTATTTCccaattctgtttttctgttttctgacttgttaatttgtgcttttagtttcttcatcctCCTTTTCATATGTTAGCTTTTCTTATCTGTCTAATGCTTGGATTTGACCTTtagaaacttaaatttttttcttgtttattaatGAATTCATATAAGGATAGATAGATTAAAATAATGGTTACATTGGCAATATTTTGTAACTTTAGTATATAATGTTCTCATGTTCATAACATTCTACACagagttttggtttgttttggcataggattttttctctatttaccaATGTTTTATATAGAAAACTTACCAGGAGTTGGGATTTGCAAAGGTTAAAACTTCTGTGTAATAAATGCCTCCCTTGTTTTTAGTTCTTTCTGCAACTCCTCACTCCTGAATCTCCTGAAATGATCATCATATCTTTTCAGCCTAATTATTTTGTTGTCTTATCAATCTGTTTTGCAGAAAATTGTCTTCACGTTCTCTTCCAACCAACAGAGCACAGACTTTCCAAATAAGGAACCCAAATCAAGAACTACTACCTTAGAATAATAGGCAGGCTCTGTTCAGACAAGCTCTGGAATCTTTCTTCAAAGTTATGTGACACTGTGTATGGGAgaaagtgggaagaaaagaagaaatgcaaaggaaCACAATCTTTATAACTGTGTCTTTGTCACTACTTAGAGATATTTTCCCAGTGTCCTTCTGATAGCCGCCTTCACCTCTTTGTTCTTTAGGCTGTAGATGAGGGGATTCAGCAAGGGCGTGACTGCACTGTACTGCAAGGAGATGAGCAAATACAAAGAGGAACCCAAGGGAGGCATGAGATAACAAAGAAAACCTGAACCAAAGAACAGGGTCACTGCAATGAGGTGGGAGGaacaggtggagaaggccttgCTTCTGCCTGAGGTGGAGCTGATGCTCAGGATGGTGGAGATAATACGAGCATAGGAGAAGAAGATTGGAAGGAAGGTGCCAAGCCCATGCAATAAAGTGGAAGAGAGCAGGATATTAGTAGTGATGGAGATATCAGAACAtgacagagggaaaaggggaggcaGTTCACAGGTGTAGTGGTGTATAGTTTGGGCCTCACAGAAGTCCAGGTTAATAGCCAAAAGTACAATGACAATTGCATTGAGAGAAGCCAGGCCCCATGAGGCCAGCACCAGCCTCACACAGAGCTGGCTGTTCATCACCTGGCCATAGAGCAGTGGGTGGCAGATGGCagcatagcggtcataggccatcactgAGAGCAGACAGGCTTCAGTCCCCGCActaaaaaacacaaagaacacCTGAGTCAGGCAGCCCTCTACTGAGATGGTTTTCTTCTCAGATAGAAGGTCCTTCAGTAGCTTGGGCACAGTgacagaagagaagcagaggtCCATGAATGACAGGTTactcaggaagaagtacatgggtgtATGGAGGCGGGAATCAGCTCTGATTACCAGCAGCATCATCAGATTCCCCATCATGGTCAAGAGGTAAATCCCCAGGAAGAACACAAAGAGCAGAGCCTCAACGTGGGGGTCATTGGACAGCCCAAGAAGAATAAACTCAGTGATGGTGCTGTGGTTCCTCCAGGCCATTTGTGGAGGATATTTCCttggaataaaatagaaagggGGTGATATCACCTATGATTGTTCCCATTTTTTAGGGCATCATTATGTCTTATATATCCCTCCCACCCTGCTTAGTCTGACCTTGTGCTCAGGTATTTCAAAGCTGCCCTCACTGTATCTCAGGAAGAGTTTTTATCCCTTCTTGTTCAGTCTTCATGTAATTTAGAGAATTCTGTTCCTGTTTCACAGGAATTTACTTGATAAATAATATTGCTGGCTCATTTACACATTAGCATTACTCACTTTTCACTGCATGCTCCAAAGTTCAGAAATCCTTACAGTCATGTTTCAAAAACTGTTATATGACATATCTACAGCAAATATTCTAaaccttttttcctcttttcattcttcttgttCAAAATAATCCATCTTCTTACTTCCTAAACAGCACATTAAactttaatagcttttttttatatatatacagagtATACCAAAAAATCCTGTTTGTTCTCACAGCAATTCTTGGAGTATTTCATGCATGTAAATTTTCCCTATTTTACCCCGGAGGAAGGTGATATTGAGTCCTGTTGAGAACCAGTAGAAAAGCCAGGAAATAAATTCCCTAGTTTTCTCCTAACTCTTATCCCAGTGTCTAGGCCTAAGTCCAGGAATGAAGACCACTTTTCCTCCCTTGACATTCAGATTTTCTCCTCATTTGTCCTTAAcctttattttagcttttttggccattttttatattagaaaggcttatatatttttgtgtctttgatTACATTGTTCTCCTTCCAGATGTTCTCCTTCTTTATTCCACTGACCTGCATTTTCAACTGCCTTCCAGCCTCCTCTCAAATCCTGCTATTTCCTTGTCAAGTGTACTTAAAAACCTGATTCTATTAATAAGTCCATCACCCCAAGCTGAAGCTCATCTTAGACCCAAGTCTAGGTTACCTGTATGCCTGGGGCAAACAGTGCAATGTCTTCCTTGGTGTGACTTCAACTAGATCCAGTGGTGGTGAAGCATTAAACAGCTGAAGGATTTACTTTTGAGAATC
The window above is part of the Ursus arctos isolate Adak ecotype North America unplaced genomic scaffold, UrsArc2.0 scaffold_26, whole genome shotgun sequence genome. Proteins encoded here:
- the LOC113257369 gene encoding olfactory receptor 8S1-like, which encodes MAWRNHSTITEFILLGLSNDPHVEALLFVFFLGIYLLTMMGNLMMLLVIRADSRLHTPMYFFLSNLSFMDLCFSSVTVPKLLKDLLSEKKTISVEGCLTQVFFVFFSAGTEACLLSVMAYDRYAAICHPLLYGQVMNSQLCVRLVLASWGLASLNAIVIVLLAINLDFCEAQTIHHYTCELPPLFPLSCSDISITTNILLSSTLLHGLGTFLPIFFSYARIISTILSISSTSGRSKAFSTCSSHLIAVTLFFGSGFLCYLMPPLGSSLYLLISLQYSAVTPLLNPLIYSLKNKEVKAAIRRTLGKYL